The sequence below is a genomic window from Nitrospira sp..
GGGCCGTTCTAGGGGCATTCCTAGCTCACGCCGGCGAGACTCGGCGCTATCACTTGAAGAAGAGGGCAGTCACCGACTCATGCGCCAATCACGAGGACGAGCCGGACTCGTCATCATTTCACCAGAAGGAGGGCACTGATGACTATCCATATAGGCCGACGGTTATTATCCGCATCGAGCATTGAAGGCATGCCGGTGCACAATCAGGCCGGTGAGGATCTCGGTGAGATTCACTCACTCATGATGGATCTTGAGAGCGGGCGTATCGCCTATGCGGTCCTGTCATTCGGAGGATTCATGGGGCTGGGCGACAAACTGTTCGCGCTCCCCTGGGAAGCACTGACGCTCTCGACGGGCGGAGACTTTTTCATCCTGAATGTGGCGAGAGAGCGATTGGAACAAGCGGAAGGTTTCGATAAAGATCGCTGGCCGGATATGGCCGACACCGCCTGGGGTGAACGCCTCCACACGTACTATGGCTATAAGCCCTATTGGTAGAGTGGCGGTGGAGTTGCTCGACAGGTGCGATGAATGAGTATCAACCAAAGGAGCAGAACTATGAATCGGCATGCGATCATATACGCGGGAACCATTGCATTCATCCTGGCGATGAGTGGGCCGGGCTTTGCCCAGGACGCCACCATCGGCGAAAAGCCGGATTCCACGATGGGAAAAGGTGCCGGCACCGCCACGCCGACAGAGCCTCCTAAGATTGACAAAAAAACCGACCTTACGGGAGGGCAACAGGGTGTGCCTGAGGGGTACGCCGACACGCCCGTTCAGCAAGGCAAACTCGTGGAGGCAAAGGACAGCAAGTTTGCCAATGCCATGGTGCACAATACCCAAGGGGAGGCGATCGGGAAAATCCAGGAGTTGTTGAAAGATACGAAGACCAATGAAATTGAATATGCGGTCTTTGTGCCCAATGATTCGAAACGACCGATTCCTCTCCGATGGAGTCAATTCCAAACCAAGAACGACAAGCTGCAGCTCACGCTGAAAAAAGAGGACTATCAAAATATTCTGCGCATGAACAGCAGCAAAGATCAGTCTCCCGATCTGAAGGCGTATATGGACCAGATCAAGGACGTGCGGTCTGCGCCTACCGTGCCGGGAACCTCGGGCGTGCCGGGTCAAAGAGGACCGAATGCCACAGGTTCCATGGGCGAGGAACGTGTGGGAGGCGGCGGCATGAGCGGCACCAGCGGCTTGCCGTCCGGACCAGCGCCGGGATTTGAGGGAGGCAATCCGAGCAGCAAGCGGTAGACCGATATCGGTCTGAGCTAGACCAACGGGCAGATCCTCTATGGAGGGCCTGCCCGTTGTTGTTTCACCCTTACGATCAGGCCTGCTTGATGCAGGCCAGGCCTGTGGCCTCCGATGGTTGCAGCAACTCCGAGGGAACGGGGCGCCCGAGTAGGTGTCCATAGACCTCGACGTACTCCTGTGCCATGCGCTCCACCGTAAATCGCGATTCAAATGCCAACCTGCAATCATGCCGTGACAGGAGCTGGACAAGGTTCGGCGCCGCGAGCAGATCCTCGAATGAGCGGCACAGGACGCCGGTGACTCCATCGTCAAGGAGTTCGGTCATGGAGCCGTTTCGGTAGGCGATCACCGGCGTTCCGCAGGCCAACGATTCCACGATTTCATAACAAAACGACTCGGGATGCCCGTACGGTGCAATCAAGGCGCAGGCATGGCCGAGGAAGTCGTGTTTTTCGGAGTCGGTCAGTTCGCCGACGAGTTCGATCAACGGATTGTCCAACAGCGGTTCAATGACCTGTTGATAATATTCCAACTGCGTGGGGTCCACGGTCGCGCCGATGCGGAGTGGGATTCCGGTGCGGAGGGACAGTGTGATGGCCTGATCCAGCGCAGTGTCCGGCGCCATCCGTCCGAGAAATGCCAGGTAGCGGCCAGGATTGTAACAGGGAGAAAAAAGATCCGTGGGTAAGCCGGGGTAAATAGTCCGGTGCCAATTCGCCCAGGCCAGGGGCTCTCGTTGCGCAGCCGACAGCGATATGAGCGGCATCTCGGCAAACTTTCGGTAGACCGGCAGCAGTTCGGGGGGGTCGAGCCGGGTGTGAAGGGTGGAGAGGACAGGAGTCGGCGATCGGCGCGCCAGGGGAAAGGGAAGAAATTCCAAATGCGAATGAATCAGATCGAAGGTCTGCGATGTCGAGAAGGCCCGCTCCATGAGCGTGATGAGCGGCGCATCGGAGTTCGAAATGCCGGAGGCCAATCGCAGGGATTGAGGGCAGGTGGCAACGAGCCGTGCGGAGGTGATGGAATCGCCGCTGGCAAAGAGCGTCACATCATGTCCCTGACGGACTAAGGCTTCAGTGAGGTAGGAAATGGTCTGCTCGGTGCGGCCTCCCACCGGTGAAGGCACACTGTCTCGGAGCGGAGCGAGCTGCGCGATGTTCATGATGACTCCTTTGATGGGAACCAGAATGGATGTCTCACTGCCGGATGATGGTGATAGAACCGTAGGATTGCCTCAGCGAGAGCGTGCCGAGGTAAGGCGATCATAAGGGGTAGAGGGGCGCGCGCCCCACTAGGCGAGTCCCTAGGAACAGGCTGCTTATCGGAACATGATGGTGGAAGCGGAGAACGGCGGCTATCGTTTGACGGCTCGAATGCCGATCATGACTTCGTAGTCTCGATCGAAATGGTCGAGCTCTTCGCGGCGGAGTTCGGAACTGATCAGACCCTGGAGACTCGCGGTGGCGGTGAGCACATTGCCGTATGTCGAGACGGTGACATCCTCAGACCGAAACGATTCTTCAAACAGAAGACGGGCAGAGAGGGACGTGAACCGCCAATATTCGCCCCAGTTGTCCATGTCGTAGCGGGCAATCTGGCTGATCCCGGGGACCACCACCAACACCACGCCTCCAGGCTTTAAGATCCGAGCGATGGTCCGAAGCGCGGCTGGTACATCGTAAATAAACTGGAGCGTAAAGGTGAGAATGACACAATCGAAACTGTTGGAGGGAATGTGAGGAGCCCGCGTCAAATCACCATGGATCGTCGAGCCTGGTGAGCCGGCATGTAGGTGGAGAATGTCCGAATGCGTCACCCGGTCGCCGCCGAATTCCTTGGTGTACCGGTTGTCGCCGATCTCCAAGACCTGCCCGCGAATGTCTTGGCGGTAGGCCGGGAAGAAGTGGGTTTCGGTATAGTAGCGGTCGATCGGTTGGCCGGCTTGCCATCCGAAATCACGACGGATAGGGTGAGTGCGGCGTAACGAGTGTCCCCATCGCCAATCCAAGCCGAGGCCATGAGGTTCCCCGAGGAACGTTACGCGGACTTGTTGGTACAGGGTTTCGCCTAAAATCCTACGTGCAGTTTGCTTCAGTGGCCAGGCGAGCCCTGAAATCAGTTGATGACCGATGCTCATTCTCCTCCAGGGCAATACTCGGTGATTACCCAGTGCCATTCTAGTAAGTATAGCAGGCATTGTCATGTAGTTTTTACTAGTACAGGCCTAGCTTAGCGGGCAGGTGGAGCTGCAGGAGGGGCAGGGGAAGGGCGTTTGGTTCCGTCCGGCATGGCTTTTTCCGGATCGATCGCCATCTTGGGGTCGACGACCGGGGGCGGCACAACTGACTCAGGATTCGGGGGCGGCAGGTGGTCTGGCTGTTTCAGAATGCCTGGGTCGATCTGAGATGGAGGGACCGGAGGGGGGATGCGTTTCGGCGCGGGGTTAGAGGGAGGCGACGGGGGCGCACCCGGTCCCTGCTCAGCCGAAGCGGGGTTAAGCAGAACCAGGCTCAGGAGAAAAGCCGATTCGGCCAAAATACGGGTCAACTGTCTCACGATGGCTCCTCCTTTGCCGTGAATGATGACCGGTTCTGACTCGATTCGTGACGGAATACCACGCGATGCTCACCTCCTGCTGCCTGCCCGCCGCGTGCGTCCGGGCATCACCTTCGCGACCGTCTGTTCCACGCTGCCGATGACTTTCCCCAATACAGTTCCGATGGCCCGTCCGACCTGACGTGCGTTTCGTGTCGATGCCGTGACGGTGGTTCGTTTCCTTGCCAAAGTCGATTTGCCCTTGCCGGTACGCTGAGTGCTTCGTGCCGAATCCGTGACCTGCTTTCGTTCGATGATCCGCGGCATCGGATCGATGGGATCGCCTGAACGTCTTCGCTTTGCCGGCGTCTGTGTTGTTCGCTTACGAGGTTGCGTTGTTGTCTTCCGTGTCATGAGCCCTCCTCTTGTGCAATGTGAGCCCCTCAGTCCCGTATAGGTTGCGCGAGCGAGACGAACGTCCGCTGTGCTAAGGACACCTTATCGGCTCTGAATGTCGCGTCGTACTGGCGAATGTCCTAGTTTTTCCGTGGGGCACGATCCACGATGCCGGCAAAATGCTTTCA
It includes:
- a CDS encoding PRC-barrel domain-containing protein, which translates into the protein MTIHIGRRLLSASSIEGMPVHNQAGEDLGEIHSLMMDLESGRIAYAVLSFGGFMGLGDKLFALPWEALTLSTGGDFFILNVARERLEQAEGFDKDRWPDMADTAWGERLHTYYGYKPYW
- a CDS encoding glycosyltransferase family 4 protein — its product is MNIAQLAPLRDSVPSPVGGRTEQTISYLTEALVRQGHDVTLFASGDSITSARLVATCPQSLRLASGISNSDAPLITLMERAFSTSQTFDLIHSHLEFLPFPLARRSPTPVLSTLHTRLDPPELLPVYRKFAEMPLISLSAAQREPLAWANWHRTIYPGLPTDLFSPCYNPGRYLAFLGRMAPDTALDQAITLSLRTGIPLRIGATVDPTQLEYYQQVIEPLLDNPLIELVGELTDSEKHDFLGHACALIAPYGHPESFCYEIVESLACGTPVIAYRNGSMTELLDDGVTGVLCRSFEDLLAAPNLVQLLSRHDCRLAFESRFTVERMAQEYVEVYGHLLGRPVPSELLQPSEATGLACIKQA
- a CDS encoding methyltransferase domain-containing protein, encoding MSIGHQLISGLAWPLKQTARRILGETLYQQVRVTFLGEPHGLGLDWRWGHSLRRTHPIRRDFGWQAGQPIDRYYTETHFFPAYRQDIRGQVLEIGDNRYTKEFGGDRVTHSDILHLHAGSPGSTIHGDLTRAPHIPSNSFDCVILTFTLQFIYDVPAALRTIARILKPGGVVLVVVPGISQIARYDMDNWGEYWRFTSLSARLLFEESFRSEDVTVSTYGNVLTATASLQGLISSELRREELDHFDRDYEVMIGIRAVKR